A region of the Actinomycetota bacterium genome:
CCGGTGGTTCGAGACGATCAACCCGGCGACCGAGGAGACGCTCGCCGAAGTCGGAGATGCGGGGCCCGAGGACGTCGATCTGGCAGTCACCGCGGCCCGCGACGCGTACGATCAGCATTGGCGGGACCTTCCCGCGCCCGAGCGGGCGAAGTACCTGTTCCGGATCGCGCGGGGGCTCCAGGAGCGCGCCCGCGAGTTCGCCGTCCTCGAGTCGATGAACGGTGGAAAGCCGATCAAGGAATCGCGCGACGTCGACCTACCGCTCGCCGCGGCGCACTTCTTCTACTACGCGGGCTGGGCGGACAAGCTCGAGTACGCGTTCCCGAACCGCCGGCCGAAGCCGATCGGAGTGGCCGGACAGATCATTCCGTGGAACTTCCCCCTTCTGATGGCGGCGTGGAAGCTCGCGCCGGCGCTGGCGGCGGGGAACACGACGGTGCTGAAGCCCGCGGAGACCACGCCACTCACGGCGCTGCTCCTGGCGGAAGTGATCCGCGACGCGGAGCTTCCGCCGGGCGTCGTGAACATCATCACCGGTGCGGGCGAGACGGGCTCGCACCTGGTGAACCACGACGCCGTCGACAAGATCGCGTTCACCGGCTCGACCGACGTCGGCAAGATCATCCGGCGTGCGACCGCCGGAACGGGGAAGCGCCTCACGCTCGAGCTGGGGGGCAAGGCGGCGAACATCGTGTTCGAGGACGCGCCGCTCGATCAGGCCGTCGAGGGCGTGATCAACGGCATCTTCTTCAACCAGGGGCACGTGTGCTGCGCGGGCTCACGATTGCTCGTGCAGGAGTCGGTGTTCGAACCGCTCCTGGACAAGCTCAAGGCGCGCCTGCAGACGCTCCGCGTGGGGAACCCGCTCGACAAGAACACGGACATCGGCGCGATCAACTCCAAGCAACAGCTGCGAAAGATCGAGGAGCTCGTCGCGAGCGGGGTCGACGAAGGCGCCGAGATCTACCAGCCGGAGTGCGCGCTGCCCGAGCGGGGGTTCTGGTTCTGCCCCACGCTGTTCACGAACGTTTCGCAGAGCCACCGGATCGCGCGCGAGGAGATCTTCGGTCCGGTGCTGTCGATCCTCACGTTCCGAACGCCGGCCGAGGCGGTCGAGAAGGCCAACAACACGCCGTACGGCCTGTCCGCCGGGGTGTGGACGGAGAAGGGATCGCGGATCCTGTGGATGGCCGAGCGGCTGCGGGCCGGCGTCGTGTGGGCGAACACGTTCAACCGCTTCGATCCCGGATCTCCGTTCGGCGGATACAAGGAGAGCGGGTTCGGGCGCGAGGGCGGCCGTCACGGGCTCGAGCCGTATCTCGAGCTCGACGGAGCCATGACGGTTCAGTGACGGACGAGCGCGTTCCGGTACGCCGCACGGCGAAGCTGTTCATCGGCGGTGAGTTCCCGCGGAGCGAGTCGGGACGGTCGTACGAGGTGTTCTCGCACGACGGACAGCTCCTCGCTTGGGCGGCGCGCGCGTCGAGGAAGGACCTTCGCGACGCCGTTCGAGCCGCGCGTGCCGCGCATGCCGGGTGGGCCGGGAAGACCGCCTACAACCGCGCACAGGTCCTGTACCGCGTCGCCGAGCTGATGGAGGGCCGCCGGTCGCAGTTCGAGGCCGAGCTCGCGGACGCGGGCGCAACGGACCCACGCCGAGGAGTCGACGCCGCGATCGATCGGTGGGTGTGGTACGCCGGGTGGGCCGACAAGATCGGTCAGGTGCTCGGCGCCACCAATCCCGTCGCCGGCCCCTACTTCAACTTCACGATCCCGGAGTCGATGGGCGTCGTCGGCATCGTGGCGCCGCAGGAGCAGTCGTTGCTCGGTCTGGTGTCGCGGCTCGCGCCGGCGATCGTGAGCGGCAACACGGGGGTCGTGATCGCGAGCGAGAAGAGCCCGCTTCCGGCCGTCTCGCTCGCCGAGGTGCTCTCGACGTCCGACGTTCCGGGAGGTGTCGTGAACGTCCTGACCGGGCTGACGAACGAGCTCGTGTCCTGGCTGGCCGGCCACATGGACGTGAACGCGATCGACGTGACTGGCGTGCCGACGGAGCTCCTCGCGCAGGTCGAGGAGCTTGCCGCGGAGAACGTGAAGCGTGTGCATCGCGCGCCGGCGGTCGATCCCTTCGCGCAGGAGGCCCAGAGCCCGTACGAGATCACCGCGCTCACGGAGTTCAAGACGGTCTGGCATCCCGTCGGCGCCTGATCGAGAAGCTCTATTCGCAGGGCTGCGTGACGACCGGTCCGTCGATGCGCTCCATCCGGATCTCGATCCCGTCCGAGCTCAGATAGATCGCGCGGTCGCGGCTGACGACCGCCATCGCGCCGACATCCTGGTTCACGAGCAGGTCGAACGAGTCGGCTCGTGCCGGGTCGACCGGCCGCCAGAAGCTGCCGTCGAAGTCGGTGAGATGCCCGAGGCCACAGTGACCCGTGTCGAAGACGTACGCGACGTTCGGCTCGAGGTGACCGGAACTGGGGAAGAACCGGAATCCCTGCTCGTCGCTCACGAACTCCGAGCGAAGGTCCGAACGCGTCGGCGACGGGAGCGCAGCCGGCGCCGACCAGTCAACGTCCGGCGCGAGTGAGGGGTCGCGCATCGCCACGCCGAACGAGATGCCCGCGACCACCGCGATGATGACCGCTCCGGCGATGCCGATGCGTTTGAAGTCCACGGCTCCATCATCGCGCCGGTGGCGTTTCTCGCCCAGCATGCTGGAGGACGCCTTCCGCGGGGCGCCCGCGTGCCATCATCGGAGAGATGGGCGTGGACACCGTGGCGGATGCAGTACGCCGAGGCGAGGACGCCCTCGACGAAGGACAGTGGCAAGCAGCGCGTGAGGCGTTCGAGGCCGCGCTCGCTGGGTTGTCCGACACGTCGGAGGGTGTCGCGGTCACACCCCCGGGCGCTGTGGTGGCCGAGGCCGAAGAAGGTTTGGCCCGAGCGCTCTGGTGGCTGCATGACTTCGAGGCGGCGGTTGGCCACATGGAGCGGGCGTACGCCGCGTTCCGCGCCGCCGGCGACGAGACCTCCGCGGCGCGCTCGGCGCGGTGGCTTGCTCGTGAGCACGCGGCCGCGTTCGGCAACGCCGCTGCGAGCTCGGGGTGGTACGCGCGGGCCGAGGGACTGATCGGTGCCGCGGACGACCCGGAGCGCGGCTGGCTGGCGCTGGCGCGCGCGGAGCGGGCGAGCGGTCCCGACGAGATCGCGCGAAACGCAGCCGACGCGCTGGCCAGTGCGCGATCCCAACGCGACTCCGACCTCGAGGCCGCCGCGCTCGTCAGACTCGGATACGCCGACGTGGCTTCCGGCGACGTCGTGGCGGGGATGGCCAAGATCGACGAGGCGATGGCCGCGGCGACCGGCGGCGACGTCCGCGGTCTGGAGACGATCGGCGACGTCATCTGCGTCGGGATATCGGCCTGCGAGCACGCCGCCGACTGGCAGCGAATCGAGCAGTGGGGCCAGGTGGTCGAGCGATGGCTCTCGCAGCACGAGCACGTCGCCGTGCTCGGCTTCTGCTACGCCTGCTGTGCAGAGATGTTCGTCGCCTCCGGACAATGGGAGATGGCCGAGGGGCTGCTCGTCGACGGTCTCCGCGCGATGCAGGAGGCGAAGCTCCGGGCGAGGTGCGTGCATCCGGCGGCCAAGCTGGCCGAGCTCAGGCTCCTCCAGGGACGGCTGGAAGAGGCGGAACAGCTGCTCGCGGGCTTCGAGTCACTACCGGAGTCCACGCACGCGCTGGCGATGCTGTATCTCGCGAAGGGTGACGTGGCGATCGCCGCCGCCGTGCTCCACCGTCGGCTGAACGCGGTCGGCGACGACAACGTCCTCGCAGCGCCGTTCCTCGCGCTGCTCGTCGACGTTCGGCTCGCGCAGGGCGACATCGACGGCGCGGGCGAGACGGCTCGCCGCCTCGAGGCCGTTGCTCGGCAGTCCTCGCTGCCGCGGCTCGACGCGATGTCTTCCTATGCCGTGGGCCGCGTGGCGAACGCCGCGGGAGCCACTGAGGACGCGATCAAGCAGTTCGCCGCGGCGATCGATGCCTTCAGCGAGCAGGGGATGGCGCTCGACGCGGCGAGGTCGCGGTTCGAGCTCGCCAGAACGCTCGACCGGACCGATCCGGAGGTCGCCGTCGGCGAGGCCCGAGTGGCGCTCGCCGAGTTCGAGCGGCTCGGCGCTCCTCGGGACGCCGACGCCGCCGCCGCGTTCCTGCGCGACCATGGGGTCGCCGGGCGAACCGGCCCGAAGAAGCTCGGTCTGCTCAGCCGTCGCGAGCGAGAGGTGCTGGCGCTCCTCGGCGAAGGCCTCACGAACGCCGAGATCGCCGCGCGTCTGTTCATCAGCACGAAGACGGCCGGCAACCACGTGAGCAACATCCTCGGCAAGCTGAACCTACGTGGTCGTTCGGAGGCCGCGGCCTACGCGATCCGGCACATTCCCGGAAATCGGTCCGAGGAATAGGGAACCTTCCCCATCCTCTTCGCTCCGCTTCGGCGCACCCTCCTCACGTCCACGGATACGGGGAGGTGCGTCATGGCGACGCTGCAGAAGGGGGCACGAAGGAACGCCCTGCGGGCCGAGCTCGTGGTGAAGGTGACCGAGCCGAGCAAGGCATCGGCGTCGGCGGTTTACGACCTGCTGGCCGACATCGGGAGCCACCTCGAATGGGGCGGCCGGATGCAGCGCAAGAAGACCTACCGGCTGCTCACGATCGACGCGCCCGATGGTCCGGCGTCGGTCGGGACCGAGTTTCGGAGCACGGGCGCGGACGCGATGGGAACCTTCGATGACGACTCCGTGGTCACCGAGGCGAGCCGGCCCGAGGTGTTCGAGTTCGTGACCGAGGCGCGGCTCTCCACCAAGAAGGGCGCCCTCGTCGAGTGGACGTCCGTGCACCGCTACGAACTCGAGTCCGGCGACCGCGGTTGCGTAGTGTCCTACACGATTCGGACGACCCGGATCAGCGAGCTCCCCGGGGCGCTCGGGATGTTCAACGTGCCGGGTCTCCGCTCACTCTTGCTGACGCTCGGTCGATCGAACGTCCGCAGAGGGGTGAGGAACCTGGCGCGGCTCGCGGAGCAGCGGATGGCAGCGTGACGAACCAGCGGGTCGGAGTCGATCGCATCGGTCCACGGATACGTCGAACAGGAAGGAGGAGATGAGATGGCCAAGGCATCGAAGGCGAGCGCTTCCGAGCACGTCGAGGCGGAAGGGTTCGAGGGCCATTACGCCGAGCTCGGTGGGTACACCGTCGGGTTCGAGAGCTACACGGCAGACGCCGACATGACCCCGCTGTTCGTCGGTCTGCCCGACGACAAGTGCCAATGCGAGCACTGGGGATTCGTGTTCGAGGGCAAGGTCGTGTACCACACGGCCAAGGGGGACGAGGAGTTCGTGGGCGGAGACGCCTACTTCGTCGGACCTGGACACACGCCGTCGATCTTCGCCGGCACCTCGCTCGTCGAGTTCAGTCCCACCGACCGCCTGAACGAGACGATGGAGGTCGTCACGAAGAACATGGAGGCGGGCGGCTCCTAACGGTCGTGACGTCCCGTTGACACGTCGGGGCGACCGGGCGATCTCGCCCGGTCGCTCCCGGATGTCACGACTTCACAACGTTCGTTTCCCTGGCGGCATCGGCGCCGAGGCTACGATTCAGTCGATGCCCCTGTACAAGGAACAAGGCGTCGTGCTGCGCTCGAGCAAGCTCGGCGAGGCCGACAAGATCGTGACGGTCATGACGCAGGGCTCGGGCAAGGTTCGCGCCGTCGCGAAAGGCATCCGGAAGACAACTTCACGATTCGGCGCGCGACTCGAGCCGTTCACGCATGTGTCGCTCATGGTGTACCGGGGAAGAGGTGCGCTCGACACCGTGAGCCAAGCCGAGATCATCTCGCCATTCATGGCGCTCCGCGGCGACCTCGACCTGTTCGCCGCTGGTGAAACCATGCTCGAGGCCGTCGACAAGGTGGCCGAGGAGCACGAGCGCAACGTGCGCCTGTTCATGCTCCTGCTGACGGGCATGCGCGCGCTCGAAACGCAACCAGCCGATCCGTCCGCTGTCGCCGAGTCCTTCTTGTTGAAGCTGCTGTCGCTGTCTGGGTTCCATCCGAGCCTCACCGCCTGCGCCGTCTGCGGCCGCCCCGAGCCCGATCGGTTCGCCAGCGGTCAGGGTGGCGCCGTCTGCCGCGAGGATGCCGAGTTCGACGCAGGACCCGCCTCGAGGCGCGCGCTCGACCACCTCGCGGCGTTGGGCGCTGCCGGCCTGCTTGAGGCGGGCGACATCACGGCCGATACCACCGTGAGGCGCGAGTCGCGCGCCTTGCTGTTCGGTTTCGCCGAGTACCACCTCGAACGACGGATGAAGAGCCTGCCCATGCTCGCCAGGAGCCTCGTTCCATGAGCACCTACCTCCACGATCTCGATCGCGAGGGACTACCTCGGCACGTGGGCATCGTCATGGACGGCAACGGCAGGTGGGCTCGTCATCGCGGCCTTCCCCGGACCGAGGGTCACGCCGCCGGTGAGGCGGCGATGTGGGACACGGTCGTCGGCGCGGACGCGCTCGGTCTCGAGTGGCTCACCATGTTCGCGTTCTCCACCGAGAACTGGAACCGTCCCAAGGCCGAGGTTCGCTATCTGATGGGGTTCAATCGTGGGCTGCTCCGGCGTCGTCGCGACGAGCTCCATCGGATGAACGTTCGGGTCCGCTGGCTCGGCCGGCGCGACTGGCGCGTTCCCCGATTGGTCCTCCGCGAGATGGAGATCTCCGAGGAGCTGACCAAGGACAACACCGGGATGACGCTGACGATCGCGTTCAACTACGGCGGGCGGATCGAGGTGGCCGACGCCGTGAAGCAGCTCATCGCCGATCACGATGCCGGCCTGCTGAAAGGCGAGAAGATCACGCCCGAGTCGATCTCGCGGCGGCTGTACCACCCCGACATGCCCGACCCAGACCTCATCATCCGCACGAGCGGCGAGGAGCGGATCAGCAACTTCCTGCTGTGGCAGGCGGCGTACAGCGAGCTGTACTTCACGCCGGTGTACTGGCCCGACTTCGATCGCGAGCATCTGTACGAGGCGATCCGCGACTATCAGAAGCGTTCCCGCCGCTTCGGCGCGATCGCCGAGAACGATTCCGACTGACTCCTCGACGCCGCGGAGCGGATCCCTCGGCTCCGGCATCGTGCCCCGTACACTGAAGTCCACGCCAGCGGCCGCCGCCAGCGACCGGGAAGGAGCACAAGCACATGGCCGGACTGATGGAGGCCATCACCTCCCTCGCCAAGCGACGGGGGATCGCGTTCCAGTCGAGCGAGATCTACGGCGGGCTGCGGTCGTCGTGGGACTACGGCCCTCTCGGCGTCGAACTGAAACGCAACGTCAAGGACGCCTGGTGGCGTTCGATGGTCCAGCTCCGACACGATGTCGTCGGGCTCGACGCCGCGATCATCATGTCCCCTCGGGTCTGGGAGGCCAGCGGTCACCTCGAGGTGTTCACCGATCCGCTCGTCGAGTGCCTGAACTGCCATCAGCGTTTCCGCGCCGATCACCTGCCCGGCGTCCACGCGC
Encoded here:
- a CDS encoding aldehyde dehydrogenase family protein; the protein is MWEYADAPESTEIVRLQDRYGLFVGGEFVEPKSGRWFETINPATEETLAEVGDAGPEDVDLAVTAARDAYDQHWRDLPAPERAKYLFRIARGLQERAREFAVLESMNGGKPIKESRDVDLPLAAAHFFYYAGWADKLEYAFPNRRPKPIGVAGQIIPWNFPLLMAAWKLAPALAAGNTTVLKPAETTPLTALLLAEVIRDAELPPGVVNIITGAGETGSHLVNHDAVDKIAFTGSTDVGKIIRRATAGTGKRLTLELGGKAANIVFEDAPLDQAVEGVINGIFFNQGHVCCAGSRLLVQESVFEPLLDKLKARLQTLRVGNPLDKNTDIGAINSKQQLRKIEELVASGVDEGAEIYQPECALPERGFWFCPTLFTNVSQSHRIAREEIFGPVLSILTFRTPAEAVEKANNTPYGLSAGVWTEKGSRILWMAERLRAGVVWANTFNRFDPGSPFGGYKESGFGREGGRHGLEPYLELDGAMTVQ
- a CDS encoding aldehyde dehydrogenase family protein — its product is MTDERVPVRRTAKLFIGGEFPRSESGRSYEVFSHDGQLLAWAARASRKDLRDAVRAARAAHAGWAGKTAYNRAQVLYRVAELMEGRRSQFEAELADAGATDPRRGVDAAIDRWVWYAGWADKIGQVLGATNPVAGPYFNFTIPESMGVVGIVAPQEQSLLGLVSRLAPAIVSGNTGVVIASEKSPLPAVSLAEVLSTSDVPGGVVNVLTGLTNELVSWLAGHMDVNAIDVTGVPTELLAQVEELAAENVKRVHRAPAVDPFAQEAQSPYEITALTEFKTVWHPVGA
- a CDS encoding LuxR C-terminal-related transcriptional regulator; amino-acid sequence: MDTVADAVRRGEDALDEGQWQAAREAFEAALAGLSDTSEGVAVTPPGAVVAEAEEGLARALWWLHDFEAAVGHMERAYAAFRAAGDETSAARSARWLAREHAAAFGNAAASSGWYARAEGLIGAADDPERGWLALARAERASGPDEIARNAADALASARSQRDSDLEAAALVRLGYADVASGDVVAGMAKIDEAMAAATGGDVRGLETIGDVICVGISACEHAADWQRIEQWGQVVERWLSQHEHVAVLGFCYACCAEMFVASGQWEMAEGLLVDGLRAMQEAKLRARCVHPAAKLAELRLLQGRLEEAEQLLAGFESLPESTHALAMLYLAKGDVAIAAAVLHRRLNAVGDDNVLAAPFLALLVDVRLAQGDIDGAGETARRLEAVARQSSLPRLDAMSSYAVGRVANAAGATEDAIKQFAAAIDAFSEQGMALDAARSRFELARTLDRTDPEVAVGEARVALAEFERLGAPRDADAAAAFLRDHGVAGRTGPKKLGLLSRREREVLALLGEGLTNAEIAARLFISTKTAGNHVSNILGKLNLRGRSEAAAYAIRHIPGNRSEE
- a CDS encoding cupin domain-containing protein, producing the protein MAKASKASASEHVEAEGFEGHYAELGGYTVGFESYTADADMTPLFVGLPDDKCQCEHWGFVFEGKVVYHTAKGDEEFVGGDAYFVGPGHTPSIFAGTSLVEFSPTDRLNETMEVVTKNMEAGGS
- the recO gene encoding DNA repair protein RecO, coding for MPLYKEQGVVLRSSKLGEADKIVTVMTQGSGKVRAVAKGIRKTTSRFGARLEPFTHVSLMVYRGRGALDTVSQAEIISPFMALRGDLDLFAAGETMLEAVDKVAEEHERNVRLFMLLLTGMRALETQPADPSAVAESFLLKLLSLSGFHPSLTACAVCGRPEPDRFASGQGGAVCREDAEFDAGPASRRALDHLAALGAAGLLEAGDITADTTVRRESRALLFGFAEYHLERRMKSLPMLARSLVP
- the uppS gene encoding polyprenyl diphosphate synthase — its product is MSTYLHDLDREGLPRHVGIVMDGNGRWARHRGLPRTEGHAAGEAAMWDTVVGADALGLEWLTMFAFSTENWNRPKAEVRYLMGFNRGLLRRRRDELHRMNVRVRWLGRRDWRVPRLVLREMEISEELTKDNTGMTLTIAFNYGGRIEVADAVKQLIADHDAGLLKGEKITPESISRRLYHPDMPDPDLIIRTSGEERISNFLLWQAAYSELYFTPVYWPDFDREHLYEAIRDYQKRSRRFGAIAENDSD